AGCTATTCCCTCTCTCCACGCACAGTAAACCAAAGAGTTATCTTTGATTGTCAAGCTATTTATTGTATTGTTTGTGTCTAAACAAAAAATATCAAGTCTTGATTCTTTTTTTTCTTTATTATATATTTTAAGGACTACTTTGGTTTTATTGATAAATGATATATTATCTAAAGACTCTTCTTTTGTTAGTTCAAATTCTTTTATTATTTTTGTTTTTTTTAAAGTAGGTTCTTCATAAGCCATACCTTTTTTTATAAGCTTTTGTATCAGTGGGTCTTTTTTGTTGTATTTCACTTTTGCAGGATATTCTACGCTTTTAATAAGTTCTGTACTCAATTCAAAGTTATCAAGTAAATAATTTGTAAATTCATGTGAAGTAGTACTTCCTAAGAAAGAGTAATCAAATAGTTTTTCATAATCAAAAACAGCTCCAGCTGAAATCCAATCTTTCACATACTCAAGTGCAGAATCCCTAGATAGATTTTTTAATATAATTTCATCTTCAATAACTAAAGGTGCATCTTGTAAATATTTTTTAATCATTTTAAGAAGTGAAGTGAAATCATAATTTCTACCATCTTTTACTTTCATAAATGTAAGTAAAAATATATCATTATCATTTATAAGTTGATTGTTTCTAAGATATTCAAGTCCTTCAATATCATCTTTTTCCCACAAGATTGTGATATATTGATAATATGGTTCAGTCAGATTTAGCTTTTTTAATTCTTCTAGGTCTTTGACTTTTATCATTTTTAAAAATATTTTTTTATCTTCATTACTTATTTTAGTCATCTTATTTAATAAATCCTTTTTATGACTTTTATACTATCTAAAATATTATTAGAAAATTATGCACTATATTTGTAAAGCACTTATTTTATATTTTTAAAAAAAATGATATAATCGCCACAATTAAAGAAAAAGGTATTTTTATGTTAGTTGCCCCCTCGATACTATCAGCTGATTTTGGTAAATTAAATGAAGAGATTACTGCAATCTGTGATGGTGGTTGTGATTTGATTCATGTGGATGTTATGGATGGTCATTTTGTACCAAATATGACTTTAGGACCAGTTGTTGTAACTCCTGTTGCAAAGATTGCTACAAAACCACTTGATGTACATTTGATGGTAGAAAACAATACATTTTTTGTGGATTTATTTGCTCCACTTAAACCTGAATATATCTCATTTCACATAGAAAGTGAAAAACACCCACATAGACTTATACAAAAAATAAGAGACTATGGAATAAAACCAGCAATCGTACTAAACCCACACTCGACTCCTGAATCAATAGAATACTTACTTGAAGATTTAGATATGGTTTTACTAATGTCAGTAAACCCAGGATTTGGTGGACAAAAGTTTATTACAAGTGTTGTTGAAAAAAGTAAAAAACTAAAAGAGCTTATAAATAAAAGAAATCCAAACTGTCTAATTGAAGTAGATGGTGGAGTAAATGATAAAAATATCCATGAATTAAAAGCTGCGGGAGTTGATGTTGTTGTAGCTGGTTCTTTTGTATTTTCACAGGATGATTACTCAAAAGCAATAAAATCTCTTCAGGTGTAATATGAAAGTAAAAATTTGCGGTATAACAAATCTAGAAGATGCCCTTGATGCGATAAATGCAGGAGCTGATGCTTTAGGATTTGTATTTTATGAGCCAAGTCCTAGATATATAAGGCCAATTGATGCTAAAAAAATAGTTGAACAACTTCCTCCTTTTGTGCAAACAGTAGGGCTTTTTGTAAATGAGTCATCAAAACATATAAATGACATCTGTAAAGTTGCACATATGCAATTGGCACAAATAATAGATGATGAAGATACCACAGAGTTTGATAACCTTGAAGTAACATACATAAAAGTTGAAAGAATAGAATCAAAAGAAGACTTAGAAGACTTAGAAGATAATTTCAAATTAGTAGATGCCTTTGTTCCAGGCTTTGGAGGAGAGGGTAAAAGAATAGCCCTTGATTGGTTTAAGGGACTTGATTGTTCTAAAATAATACTTGCAGGTGGATTAAAAGCTGAAAATCTAAAAGAGCTAGAAGGTCTTGGCTTTTATGGAGTAGATGTTAGTAGTGGAGTAGAACAAAGCAAAGGGAAAAAAGATAATCAAAAAATGATTGACTTTGTAAAAGTAGCCCATGAAATCTAAAAAACAAACTCTACCTTCAAACAGTGATATTATCGTATCAAGAATTAAAAAAGGACTAAATACTTTAGATGAGTTATTAACGCTAATTGAGTCTATGAAAAATACTTTTTTTGCTGATGCCAATTTAGAACTAGAACTTCTTTTATCAAATGGTTTCCCCTTAGATATTATTGATGAAAAAGTACTTTTAAAAACAAAAGAAAATCAAATAAAAGACCAAGTTTTTTGTATCGTAGACATTGAAACAAATGGAAGCAATGTAAACAAAGGGCAAGTCATAGAAATAGGTGCAGTAAAACTTAAAAATGGTGAGATAATAGATAGTTATGAATCCCTAGTTTATGCAAAAGATGTACCTCCTTATATCCAAGAAGTGACAAATATAACTCCTAGTATGTTAAAAGATGCGCCAGTATTAAAAACTGTACTTGAAGAGTTTAAGATATTTTTAGAAGATGATGTTTTTGTTGCCCATGATATCAAGTTTGATTATAGATTTATTTCAGAATCATTTAAAAAGTATAACTTAGGTGAACTACACAATAGAAAGCTTTGCACTATTGATTTGTCAAAGAGAACAATAGAAGCTCAAAGATATGGTTTAGACTTTTTAAAAGATTTATTGCATATAGATATAGACACACAACACAGAGCCTATAGTGATGCTTTAAGCACAACTTATATCTTAAAAGAATCACTTTCAAAATTACCAGAGAAAATTCTAACAGCTGAAGATTTGATAGCTTTTTCAAAATCTGATAATATAATCAATAATAAAAATAATAATGCAAAACAAAATAAACAAAACAGACAAAATAAAATAGAAAAGGAAGATTGATGTTTTCACAAGAAAAATACCTAAAAGCTCTAAACTTTGCAGCAAAGGCACATGGAGAACAAAAAACTCCCAAAGGCTTACCTTATATTACCCATCTAGCATCAGTTGCTATGGAGATGATGCATGCCTGTGAACAAGGTAATGTAAAACTTGAAGATGCAGATTTTGCAATACAAGTTGCTCTATTACATGATGTATTAGAAGATACAAATGCAACTATTAGTGAACTAATAGAAGAGTTTGGAGATGAAATTGCAAGTGGCGTTGAAGCCTTAACAAAAGACCCATCAATTGAGTCTAAAAAACAACAAATGGCTGAAAATATAAATAGATTACTAACCCAAAGCTACGCAGTACAATGTGTAAAATTAGCAGATAGAATCACAAACTTACAAAAACCACCAGAATCTTGGGATAATGAGAAAATCTATAACTATTTTCAAGAATCAAAGTTTATTTTGAGCTGTTTGAAAAATGCGAATCCGTTTTTATCGAAGAGATTGGAAGATAAGATTAACATCTACAGAACCTACATAAAATAAAAACTCAGCTTTTTGCCCAACTCTGCGTTCGGCTGCAATATTAATTGCAGTCACTTACTTTAGTAAGCTCCTTTATTAATATTTTGTCTGCCTTGATTTGAACAAAAATCTGAGTTTTATGTAATAATTTTTTAATGAATAGATTTTGTTATTTATTTAAATATAAAATGATAATTAAGATAATTTATATATAATAATTATATGTAAATGATAGGAATGTTAATTGATTTATCTTATATTATTTTTTATTTTAATGGTAGTTATTGTTATAAAAATAGAGCAAAAAATAATTGCATCAAAGTATTTAATTAAAAAGGTACATAAATATAGACATCAAGCTCGAACTGAAAGAATTGAGAGAAGAAAAGAGATAGAAGAGTATAAAAAAAGTTTAACTCATAAATACTATGTAGATAAAAAGTTAAAAGACCCTGAGCTACAAAAAATGATTGATATAAATAAATCATACTCTTTAGATAAATTTCGTTTTGAATCTAGAATTATATTCTATTTTGTAATTGCTTCATTTTTATTTGGAGTAGTTTTCACACTATTTAATTTGTATACTGAATCAAGCTTAGATTTCTTTGTTCCTTTTTTTAAAAAATTATTTAAAGTGTTGTACAAAAATTTTTATTTGCATACTTTTAATCCTCAATCATATATGATTTGTTTTTCATGGATTGCAATTTTTTCTATTTTTGTCTTTGTTTTTTTACTTATTTACAGTTTAAATAATAAAAGAAGTTTTTATTTTAGAATAAAATATAAAAATATTAATTTAAAAGAAAAAATATATTCTTTTTTCTTTTTCATTTTCATCTTTATTTTCATTTATTATCTCTTTAATGAAACTCACTTACATCGTTCTAAATATAAAGATAGTGCAATTTTTATATATTTATATTCCTTTCCTTTTGGTTTTCTTGGACAAGCATTTTTATTAAGTGCTATTTGGACAAGTGTTTTTGCACAATTTTTAATTATGAAACTTTTATTTTCTGATTTTTTAACTTATATAAAAAATATAAAAGAAGATTCAAAAAAGACCTCTAAAATGGAGAATAGATTTTGAAAATATATCAAAAAAAACTTTTATTAATATTCTCAATAATTATAATTTTTATTGTTGGACTTTATTTAGTTCATTATAAACGGTATGTAATAAATGCTCCTAAAACTCATATTGAAGCTAGAAAAGATTATGTAAATGCATTAACAATTCATTTCTTTTACTCAATGCTTGTAAAAGCAGGAATAGATTATAAAAATCCAATAATAGCACCAATTAAAAATGCTAGAGATTATTTTTATAAAAGAGGAATATCTAAATTATCACCAATTGATAGTGAGCGTACTATCTGGTTTCATGTTTTTGAAATGATGCCTTATAATTTAAGTTCTGGAGGATATGGGAATATGCTTAAGAAACATGGGAAAGAGTATGGTTATAAATTTTTGGATGATACTTTTAAATATATTGTTTTACTAGCGGATAATGACCCTATCGATAAGTCATTTAAAGATAATAAATATATAGTACAAGCTTTTTTTGATTTACTAGATGTTTATACAACAGAATTAAAAGTAGATTTAGAAAATGAAACAATATCAAAAAAAAATATTAAACTCTTGCTAAAAGAGAAAAGTTTTTTTAATAACTTTCTTAGTTTATATGAAAAAAGAAATTTTTTTTTAAAAGAGCATAATGTAAATAACTTTCTTAGAAAAAATTATAATAATTTTTATGGTGATTATCATAGATTTTATAATAATAGTTTGTATATATCAAGTATGATTTTATTTTATAAGATAAAAAATAATCTTTTTCAATGTGAAAACGATAAAAAATATTTTAGAGATATTTTTATTTCTAAAAAAAAGATTAGAGAATATGTTAATGAAATTAATAGTTCAGCTAGTAGAAGAAAAGGAAAGGAAATTTTATTTCAAAGACTTAAAATTCCAAATACAAGATATGACAAAAAATATTCTGATAATCCATTTAAGATGTATGTGAATTGTAATTATGATGATATTTTTATTAAAGAGGGAAATTAGGAGTAGTTAATGAGTGCAAATGAAAAACTTTATATTGAGAAAGTAGAGGTTGATAGTATTAATATGTACTTTATATTAATGCTAAATACGAAGTAGTATGAGAAGATTATTTATATATATATTTAATAAGTTAAAATTAAAATATTTTATTTTAGTATTTTTAGCTTTTATTTTAATTCAAATTTCTTTTCTTTATATTACAAGTACTATTCAAATATCTACTAATGAGTTTCCTTTAAGTAAATCTCCAAATCCTAAAGCATCAGAACATTTTATAAAAGCAATGGAATATCGTAATTATATATCTAAGCTTCATAATTTTGTAGATTATGACAACTTTTTAATGACTCCTCTATTAAATAAAATGCAAGAAGAATATGAAACTGGAACTAAACTACTTCCAAAAACATCATCAGAAGATGTCTATTGGTATGTAATTCTTTTTCGAGGTATTCATGGTATAGGTGGATATCCTGATAGAAAAGATATGTCCTTATCTTATAAAAATATATATACCAAAGAGGAATATGAACAACACTATAAAGAGATAGTAAACAAGATTAAAAGATTAGCAACAGATGATTTTAGTTTTGATGTACCAAGAATCACACAATATAAATATGAGTTTATGACTAATTTGATAGGTGAGGTTATGTCTTTATTAGGTGAATATACAACAGAAGATAAAAAAGCTTTTTTAAATAAAGAGTACCTACAAAATTTAAATGATATTAATACAAATTATCATGTTTTTTCCAAAAAATATTTACCTCTTGCTAATAAACAAAATGAAAATATAGTTAATGATATTTATATGAAAATAAGACTTTCTACATATATTCTAACTTTTAAAATACAACAAACACGAAAAGCAAATTGTGATGATATAGAGTATGTAAACTTGATAAAAAATATAAAAGTAATAAAACAGATGAGTTTAAACTCAAAATACAAAAATCAAACTTTTTATTATGAATCTATATTTGATAGAGAAGAATGGGCATATAGTAAATTACAAGTAAGTGAAAAGTATTGCCCTAGATTAAAAAAAGATACAGAAGAAGTAATAAAATACTTTAATGCGAAAATGAAAAATCTATATAAATAATTAATCAAGAAATAATAGTATTAGATGGAATATCGCTTATATATTATAAATTTCTACCTTTATAAAAATGATACTTAGCTAAAGGTAGAAATCAAAGTATCAGCCAGACACTTGTCTAGCATACTCCAAGCCCAAATCAAAGGCTTTGTTATTTATCTCGTGTACTTTTGCTGGTACTTTTGAGAGCATTGTTTCTCTTAATATTTTGTTGTCTATACTTTCTCCTGTCATGAAGTTAGCAATTGCTAGGGCTAGGACTGATTGGGTTATTACATTTCCTACTTCTTCTTTTGCTATTGTGATGATTGGGATTTCGTAGATTTTCCATCTTTTTTTATCTTCTTGGGTAGGTTTTACTAGGTTTGGCTCTACTACTATTACTCCACCTTCTTTTACTCCATTTTTAAATTGGTCGTATGAAACTTGGGCAACTGATAGCATGAAGTCTATCTCTCCATCATTTGCGTATGGGTAGAGTATTTCTTTGTCATCTAGTGTTATATCAACAACTGTTGCTCCTCCTCTTACTTGTGAGGTATATGTGGCAGTTTTTAGACCGTATCCACCTGCATTGATTTTTGCAGCTGCGAAGATTGCTCCTGCTAGTAAAACTCCTTGACCACCAACACCTGTAAATCTCATCAATATTTTACTCATATTAGTTCCTTAAAATTCAACAGCAGTTTTGTTTTTTTGAGCTGTTTTTACTTTTTCATATTGGTCTGTGTACTCTTTGGCATCTTCATCTTGTTTTAAAATACCTGTTGGAAATTTTCCAACTTTTTCTTCATCACTTAGTTTTTCAAATTTATTTTTTGGAACTGTTATCTCTTTTATCCAATCAAGATTTGCCATAGCTGAGTTCATTTTATTTTTTCTTCCTAAGTTTATGTGGCAGTTTGAAAAGATATCAAAAAAGCTATATCCATTATGACTTAGACCATTTTTTAGTAGTCTTTCTAGTTTTTTAGGCTCTGTTACACTCTCCCTTGCTACAAAAGAAGCTCCAGCTCCAATTGCAAGTTTACAAGGATCAAAAGTAGGGTCGATATTTCCTCTTTTCATAGTAACTGTCCACATTCCTTGGGGAGTTGTTGGACTTGTTTGTGAGTTTGTAAGACCATAGATGAAGTTATTTACAACTATGTGATTTATATCTATATTTCTTCTACATCCGTGAATTGTGTGATTACCACCAATTGCAAGACCATCTCCATCACCTGTTACACAAATCACATGTTTGTCTGGATTTGCCATTTTGATACCTGTGGCATAAGCTATTGCTCTTCCATGAGTAGTGTGAACTGTATTGCAGTTCATATAAGAAGAAAATCTTCCAGAACAACCAATTCCTGATACTACACATACATCATTCATATCCCAACCAAGTTCATCAATAGCTCTAATTAAGGCTTTTAAAATAACACCATCACCACAACCCCAACACCATAAAGTTGGCATTTTATTTATTCGTAAATATTTATCATAATTAAAAGCCATCTTACATTCCTTTGATTTTTTTGATTATTTCAAGTGGTGCTATTGGTCTACCATTTGCTTTAAACAAAGTTTCAAAATCCAATCTTTGGCTTGCTCTTTGTATCTCTTGAATATATTGTCCAAGGTTTAGTTCACAAACTAATACTTTATCAAATCTATCACATAACTCTTTGATTTTTTTAGCTGGACTTGGCCAAAGTGTTATTGGTCTAAATAGTCCTACTTTTATACCTTCATCTCTTAATCTATTTATTGCTTCTTTTGCTGAAAGTGACAAAGAACCATAAGCTATAATCATAATATCCGCATCATCTAACATATACTCTTCATATGATTCTATTTCATCCATATGGGCATTTACTTTATTAAATAATCGCTCTATTAGATTTTCACACATTGTTTCATCTTCAGTTGGATGTCCATTGAAGTCATGATGAAGTCCAGTGTAGTGATATTTGTATCCTTTAAACATAGGATTTAAAACTGCTGGTTGATCAGAAGCTGCATTGTATGGTTCATAATCTTCTGGTTTGCCATCAAAAGTTTTTCTATAGAAGATACTCTTTTTTATCTCTTCAAGTGTAGGAACAATCGCTTTCCCACTCATGTGTCCAATTGTTTCATCTAGTAACACAAATACAGGTTGCATAAATCTATCAGCTAGATTAAATGCCCGAACTGTCTCAGTATAACACTCAGATAAATTTCCTGCACATAAAGTAATAGAGTTATAATCCCCATGCGTAGGATTTTTTGCTTGTAAAATATCGCCTTGTG
The sequence above is drawn from the Arcobacter sp. F2176 genome and encodes:
- the rpe gene encoding ribulose-phosphate 3-epimerase, which translates into the protein MLVAPSILSADFGKLNEEITAICDGGCDLIHVDVMDGHFVPNMTLGPVVVTPVAKIATKPLDVHLMVENNTFFVDLFAPLKPEYISFHIESEKHPHRLIQKIRDYGIKPAIVLNPHSTPESIEYLLEDLDMVLLMSVNPGFGGQKFITSVVEKSKKLKELINKRNPNCLIEVDGGVNDKNIHELKAAGVDVVVAGSFVFSQDDYSKAIKSLQV
- a CDS encoding phosphoribosylanthranilate isomerase, whose protein sequence is MKVKICGITNLEDALDAINAGADALGFVFYEPSPRYIRPIDAKKIVEQLPPFVQTVGLFVNESSKHINDICKVAHMQLAQIIDDEDTTEFDNLEVTYIKVERIESKEDLEDLEDNFKLVDAFVPGFGGEGKRIALDWFKGLDCSKIILAGGLKAENLKELEGLGFYGVDVSSGVEQSKGKKDNQKMIDFVKVAHEI
- a CDS encoding 3'-5' exonuclease, which encodes MKSKKQTLPSNSDIIVSRIKKGLNTLDELLTLIESMKNTFFADANLELELLLSNGFPLDIIDEKVLLKTKENQIKDQVFCIVDIETNGSNVNKGQVIEIGAVKLKNGEIIDSYESLVYAKDVPPYIQEVTNITPSMLKDAPVLKTVLEEFKIFLEDDVFVAHDIKFDYRFISESFKKYNLGELHNRKLCTIDLSKRTIEAQRYGLDFLKDLLHIDIDTQHRAYSDALSTTYILKESLSKLPEKILTAEDLIAFSKSDNIINNKNNNAKQNKQNRQNKIEKED
- a CDS encoding HD domain-containing protein — encoded protein: MFSQEKYLKALNFAAKAHGEQKTPKGLPYITHLASVAMEMMHACEQGNVKLEDADFAIQVALLHDVLEDTNATISELIEEFGDEIASGVEALTKDPSIESKKQQMAENINRLLTQSYAVQCVKLADRITNLQKPPESWDNEKIYNYFQESKFILSCLKNANPFLSKRLEDKINIYRTYIK
- a CDS encoding 2-oxoacid:acceptor oxidoreductase family protein, which translates into the protein MSKILMRFTGVGGQGVLLAGAIFAAAKINAGGYGLKTATYTSQVRGGATVVDITLDDKEILYPYANDGEIDFMLSVAQVSYDQFKNGVKEGGVIVVEPNLVKPTQEDKKRWKIYEIPIITIAKEEVGNVITQSVLALAIANFMTGESIDNKILRETMLSKVPAKVHEINNKAFDLGLEYARQVSG
- a CDS encoding 2-oxoglutarate ferredoxin oxidoreductase subunit beta, whose product is MAFNYDKYLRINKMPTLWCWGCGDGVILKALIRAIDELGWDMNDVCVVSGIGCSGRFSSYMNCNTVHTTHGRAIAYATGIKMANPDKHVICVTGDGDGLAIGGNHTIHGCRRNIDINHIVVNNFIYGLTNSQTSPTTPQGMWTVTMKRGNIDPTFDPCKLAIGAGASFVARESVTEPKKLERLLKNGLSHNGYSFFDIFSNCHINLGRKNKMNSAMANLDWIKEITVPKNKFEKLSDEEKVGKFPTGILKQDEDAKEYTDQYEKVKTAQKNKTAVEF
- a CDS encoding 2-oxoglutarate synthase subunit alpha, giving the protein MARELICTGNELAAIASVDAGCEFFSGYPITPSSEVMHTLSDLLPASGGAAIQMEDEIAGICAALGASMSGKKSLTATSGPGISLKAENIGLGFIAEVPLVIINVMRGGPSTGLPTRVAQGDILQAKNPTHGDYNSITLCAGNLSECYTETVRAFNLADRFMQPVFVLLDETIGHMSGKAIVPTLEEIKKSIFYRKTFDGKPEDYEPYNAASDQPAVLNPMFKGYKYHYTGLHHDFNGHPTEDETMCENLIERLFNKVNAHMDEIESYEEYMLDDADIMIIAYGSLSLSAKEAINRLRDEGIKVGLFRPITLWPSPAKKIKELCDRFDKVLVCELNLGQYIQEIQRASQRLDFETLFKANGRPIAPLEIIKKIKGM